aggcgtccgccagtaaccccgactggcgcgggttagcgagggccctccatcgctgcttgcagctttaattagtattttagatttttgaaTTTCAGTCTTGCCCAGTGCAGGCCAAACTTTGTAGCATAGGGAGCTGATTCCTGTGATGCCATATCAGGCACACACAAAGcggacagagggagggaaatTAACAGTCAGACTCATTTTACAATAGGTGCTGTTGAAACTCCTTATTCCTCTTCCGGACATTTTTGGTTCAATAGGTGATGAGATTGTTGAAAGTCTTTACCAGACTACCTAACTAGAGTGCCACCAGCACCATCATGAGGCTAAAATgttaacatctttttttattattaaattatacaatgtttttttcacagacAAAAGTGTTGTTTGAAGGATCTTTTGTCtttaacactctgggccctgaggccatttttacagtttaatttccgtctggatttattttataaaaaagcttgtaaaacatcaaccctgttgtctacagtcaagatatgaacatcttttttttaggacaaactgggttattggaatatttgggttgcagtgaggtcacttgcatgttaaaaatggttgtagggccttaaagataaagaaataaataaataaataaattacttaattaattaatctttcagatatgtattgatatcacagacatataagtaaaacctaagccattttccattctaaaacacttgtcatatgtcttgggagtcacactgtgaagaaattatcattataacttatacagttgacaaaatacatgcattattttccaaaaaagtcaagacgttttgctctcatgacatttacttatgccaataataacataataatgtcatatttattgatattacacccacagtaatgttatacaagcaaatatgtgtctaaatagtgcaccattttgccttccatagagtatataggcatttttgttccctctggccttccatacaagaggggtgcctttatctcccatatatgggcatgcacttcctgaaaaatagacagaacagacagggcagacgcggaggagcgagccagcgacagagatgagccaaaacgcgatgaattatggatataaagtggatcaatcttggatataacagtatggatttaaagcccaaagaggctgaagttccaggctggatagaaaatcccctgtagaggctagaaagacagggaaaagaccgccATAAAGCCGAacacgtcaggatttaaacaaaaccgaaagtgagtaaatcgcttttatggttcaaaagttattagactatgaatcagaggtacgtttttactcgtgggcgagtgtctcgggctcagagggttaaagtgctcatattatgcttttgggctttttccctttcctttattgttttatatatattttttgagcattttataggtttacaaagtgaaaaagaacaAAGTCCACCCGAAAGGTAGTTACCAtctcaaacagaaaacattgttcacaacctgctccaaacagctctatagTAGTCCAGCATTTACTTCCGGGACAAACGTGTGTCATTtagcgtcactttgtaacacacgttataatgcttgtTTAGCTTCTAGTGTAGCGCACACTCAACCCAAGCTAGTTAGAGCAGAGGCCCAAAGAGTTCAGATAGTTGTATCGACATGTTAAGGAGACAGGGCAGAATTAAAACATTATGTatgaaagacacattttttaacatttaaataacttaaCACTCTGAAATGTCTTGCTCCAGTTGAGGTTGCAAAGCTGGTTCGGGTTGTTCTGCCTGTGTTTCATGGTCAGACTCTCAAGTTTATTTTGGATCACACTAGCCTGCTTATCATtgctactctgcttctgactggctaatagtccttacctaggtattGCACATGTActactcccaacaaagatggaatagaagtaaAATGCCTCACTGTAGCTAAAACGAAGCGCTCAACACACAGGTGTAAAGAGGAGTGGCAGAAATATGCAATATGaccaaaatatggtgttttttgaaaattaaaccatgtaaacaatTTCTcatacaacctctaaatacaattacgAACCTAAAAATTTGCATAACATGAGATATTTAAGGATGGCTCAATACAGGTCGGGGGTTCACCAAAATCTCCTTCGGAGACCATGAATATCCAGTACTTGAGGAGACAGCTGCTGTTTTGCTCAATGGACCAACTGACAGCGCCATGCTTAAGCCCAATTGTCGATGGGTTCACCTTGCCCTGTGGAACGTATCGGAAGGCCGCCAACAACACATGTTTGTTGTACCACTAAAGTGTGGCATGGTGTAACAAAAAACCCATCCAAGAGGTGGATGTCCATGGGGGATTGGTTGACCAGCATGAAAACTAAGTAAAGCAAGTGTGGAGAGCTCCCAGGGCCCATAGTTAAAGGGCCTAGCTTGTGCAAGGGtttattttttgctgtttaCAGTTTTGTATGTAGTCAGTCAATGTCATccgtgtttttgtgtttcttaaacatttcttttctttagttAATTATTGTTTGGGGTCAGGCTTGCACTGTCAATATGGCTGCGTGAGATGAACATTACAATCCTGTGAATATACATCTGAACTGCAAACTGGATATTCCTCTCAGTTTTTTTGCCTTTGCCTCGGCAAACCTTACACCAATAGCACATGGTCTGATTAATTTAGTCAACTGTAAGATAGGATACAGGGTCCTCTGGCGCATGGGTTCCAAACGTTTTTTGCACAGTGTAGAGTTTTTATATTAGCAGTGTTGTTGAGGACTCACTGAGGTAAACTATAGCACAGACTGCATGTTAAGATAACTTCTGCAAAAATGGCTTGTAGTAGTCAACGAGTAAAAATTCAGCTTATATATTACTTCACAAATATGTGAAAATACTGTGTTAAAAATTACTTCTATTATGGGAATAAAAGCAAGGGATTTAAAGATCAGGAGTGCAGGAGATTCAACAAAGTCAACCACTACTCACCTTTCTCTTGACATCAAAGGCAACGCTTAAGAGAAGAGAGCCGTAGAAGCTAATCTCCAAGATGTAATACCAGTACTGAGACTCCAGCATGGActgtagacagagagagagacacagacacagagacagatttAGAAAGAGGATGGACAGCGTGTAACATGAAGCTGCAGTGAATCTCAGTCACAGACAAAATGTTAGTCCCTCAGGGCTCTGCTACTTGTCTTGACCCCTTTAGCTGGAAGAAAGGAACTGTAGAAGAATCTATTGTTTGCTCATCTCCATTTTTCAAAGGTAAGTGCAGGCTGATAATGAAGCTATCGGATCATATACTCCCATCACAGTATGTTAAACTGgattgtgtgttttcaggtatATTTTTGGTAAAGATCTTCATCTTTTTTGGTCTTCTATGTCCaccaaacaaataaagaaaaactgtTGATGACAGCCAAGATGTTTTTGCTAGAAATTCAGTCTGTAGGGACTTGGCTTGGGAATCGGAGGGTCGTCTGTTCAAGTCACTGTGCGGACCAAGTATGATCTATGAACTGGTAGCTGGAAAGGAACGAGTttaccaaacccccaactggtCTCCTTTGTGGAATGTATCGGTCctgtttgtgcatatgtgtgaaTCTGAGGACTGTGCGTAAAACATGATATACCAACAGACggttgttaaaaaatgtaatttctccaAACAACAAAAGCGTCTCTCTATTTCTTAAGCCTCGGCTAAGTCTTCTCCTGCCCTCCATCTTCATTTATACTGCATATTAATGCACAACGCTCTGGTTGCTGTAACAGTAATTTTTTGTGAGAAATCAATAATTTGATATTTGGtactggaatttttttttatttcaagtatTGTACATGGCTACATTTCAAGTCGCATAGGTtacagagtaaaaacaaaaaagtcacagGAAGAAATCAGCAGCTGCTGGTGTGTCTGCGGCCACATGAGGGCAGAGCCCCGGAGAGCTTTATGTCCAGAGAGGTGTTTCTCAGCATTCAACTGACATGTTCAAGATACATGTTCAAGGTTTATGTTTACAGAgtgttttaagattattttgtattggcataggtaaaataaaataaaaaccaaaaaaatggcTTATCACTGACTTAAAACACCACTCTGTGAGCATGCTAAGTGACCAAAAACAAATACCCATAGTGTTACGTGGCCAACGTAACAGGTGCATGCTGGGTCTTGCTAAAATACTAACTGCTAATATGCTCATGGTGGAACCTCCAGCCGTGACTTAACTTTTACCTTCAGCGAGGGTGTATGAGGACTTTTTGCTGTTTATGCCACAGTTGTGACTGCAGAGCCTCATTAAGCTTACATGTTTAAATGATTGCGTAGTGGACAGCGAGGCTGAATTGCTGGTTATCTTGTGTTTTGATAATGAATGAGAAGTGCTTTTTAACATAGTACTTGTGGCAGGTACTACAGAGCATGACAGATTACAAAACAATTTCCTCCAGGAGGGACACTGCTGATGCCTCTCTGGCCGAAGATATCAGTTTATTCTATGCCTGCTTTGAGGCTAACACACTAGCAGCAAACAAGGTGTAACATATCCTTTTTCCACTAAGGCAGTTAGAAGGCCTTTTCGGAGCCGGTGCCTACTCTTAAACCAGTTGTTTGCGTTTCAACAGCCAAATAATCTCCTCTCGGTTAGGAAAACTGGTTCCAGAGTGGCACGTCGTGGGTTGGGGTCGGATTATTGTGACCAATTTACACTTTGTAagcactattttttttaaaacagtaagGACATGAAAGCACAGAAGTGGTTTGTGTAGGAGCCAAACTGCCACCGTGCATATTGTGGTCCTCGACAGAAGCTTAAATGGGGTACAGGGACCAAAAGACCTCAGGGAAGTATTATTCTTTTTGTACTAGACTCAGTACTCTTTAACCTGTAGCCTATCATCGATAATATTATATCAGGGAGAAACTGTTCCCTTTCAGTGTAAAGCACATTTTAATTGTCTGTCTTCATTTCCATTAAGTCACATGtgaggttgaaaaactgtgtcAGGTATAAACTGTAGTTTAACTGATTCTGTATGATGGGAGATTTTGTAATAAACATTTTCACATATGGACAAATGGGGCTCATTGAGTTTGTTCTAGTATCtagtataaaaattaaaattgacCAGAAGTACAAGTTGTCCACATCAATGCCTGAAGGATTAAGTAACATGTGTTAATCCAAATGTTTTATAGACATACATTCAATTAGATATTCTGATGTTAATATGATGATTATGGTGTTTAAAATTGTACAAACCTGGTTTGGAAAACCTGTCCACACTTCCCGAGTGTCATGAAACCATTCTTTCTACAAAAATACAGGGGGAGAAAAGTTGTATTTGAAATTTAGAGGGGTAGAGCTTTAATTAAACACCAACAAGGCTGGCAGTAGTAACTTTAACATTTAACCATGGATAACGCAAGTTGCTTTTGTCAGTACTATTTTTTCTGGCTGAGATAGACTCATGTTCCAAGCTACTCACATCGTACAGTGCTACTATTCCTCCGATGAACGCCAACAGGTAGAAGACAAACCTCCAGCTGTAGGAAAAGGAAGGGAGACTTATTGATATTTCttattacacacatacacacacacacacacacacacacacacacacacacacacacacacacacacacacacacacagagtagtGACCTGGCCTCTCTGAACTTCTTTAGGACCCCAGGAAGGTCCTGACTGCGTCTTCTTCTGAACCAGCGTTCAACTTGTCTCACTGACAAACTGCTTTTCTTAGACAGCCCATCAATGTCTTTCTGAAAGTGAgtgatacatacacacacacacacacacacacacacacacacacacacacacacatacaaggaGAGggattaaaatgtgtgtaatttagaTGTTCGgtatttagttgtgtttttggtatttgcagagttttttgtaaatatatatttgtgtatatgttCAGATTGGTGAATAaattttgtctatttgcataaTGTGCTTTCCTAACTTGCAGTGCTCTCAGAAGCCACTGTACAGGACTTATATTTGAGTGGGGCAAGGACCACACCACAACAATTTGTCAtttaaaggtttaatgaaaagGTATTGGATGTTAAGGACAGATGAATGGATTCAAGGGCGAGGTGTcaaggaagaggaaaaatgtATGTTTGGCTGTTCTGGGAGGACATACTGAAGACCGGAATGCTGTGGGGGCTTTGTCTCAGGTGTGTTCCCACCCGAGCTGATGACAAGCCCCCCAAACGGTACATACAATGAGATATGTGAAAGGTATGCACCAAATGGAATAGAAAGGGTTAAGAGGAGATGGGAGTATGAAAGGATGTGGGTATGGATGAGttagaatggaaaatgaatTAAGGGAAAGGAAGGGTGGGTCAAGAAATCGGAGACAAACAGAGTAGAACAGATTGACAAGGTATAATAATGGCTCTGCTCCCAAACCTTAAAAAGTGAACTAATATCTATATTTCACTACACCACAACATtatgtaatttaaatgtttaatgacAATTCAGGAGGTACTGGATGTTGAGGACAGAAGAGGGGATGTAAAGTGGAGGGGTCAAGGGTCACAGGGAATGAATTGAGCCGCTCCGCTCTGCCATTATTGAAGCAGCCTGTGAAAACCCAGAGTaaggctggtctgggaggagaTTCTAAAGAATGGGGGGGTTCCGTCTCTGATGCTTCGctttttttgttcactttttaaaaatggtaGTGTTTGTTCAAGTTTGAGGTGATGCTGTTATGTTTTTGGGCGccaactgtctgtctgtcattgGTAAATTTGAGACAAACACAGCAGGATGGGTTGACCACGCAAAGGTTGAAAGGTGATTGGAGGTTTGGTTAAGACGTGTTTTGTTGTcatcctgtcaaaattgaaaatcaacacttttgttgatgctttttattgatgttttttactttttcttacttttgatgcttttttgaaTGTCactatgttttcaacactacataacactaacttattagcTTTTGtcttacagttatttttggaatttatggtcaataagcctcatttataggaaattataactaatgtttgagttagaaaagcagaaattaggaattatttagactaaaattagaggaatgtatgttgaaggataatcacagactggaatatatttcaaaaacactttaatttttttaaatgcattgaaattgaataacacaccccaaaattaatgaaagtaaagatttgtacttgccgaagagcgttgtgtggaatcagtcatgttattttgggtaattagcCAATCCAGTTACATATCTAATTAACCTTTCTTTAGCCACAAATCAGGTACCAGCCATCTGGAATCTGCCAATGTTCTCCCCCTTCACAAGATGGTGATCCTGCAAACATAAATAACTATAGGCCTATTTCTAATTGTCAGTATTAGCTAAATTATGGAATCACTCATTAGCATGCAATTAAAAGACTATCTAATTAATAACAATATTCTGACTGAATTTCAATCCGGTTTCAGGAAACAACATGTACAATAACAGCTGTTTCGAAAGTTGTTAATGACCTAGTCAAGACTTTGGACAATAAACAGCACTGTGCAGCactatttattgatttgtcaaaagcttttgacacaGTGGACCATAAAATTCTCCTTCAGAGACTCACCTCTATTGGACTATCAGAACAAGCAGTGGGATGTTTAACAGTTACCTATCAGGGAGAACACAATGTGTGCAAGTAGATGGTGTTACTTCTGCCtccttaaatatttcaaaagggGCTTCAGGGCTCAATCCTTGGGCCTcttctttttatcatttataacagccggtctcctctatgtccccaagtcaaagctccgcagttttggggaccgagccttttccagggcagctccaaggctgtggaactccctcccccatgagatccgcatctcagagtccctcaccatttttcagtcctgtctgaagacccatcttttcggttctgcctatccttagtttttttttttttttttttttttttttttttttaaacaaacactgtctctaccctgttaagcgactttgagctcgggaaaagcgctatacaaattcattatattattattattatattacaaacaaCCTCtgcaatatataaaaaatgcaaactatCATTACTACGCTGATGACACTGTTCTCTATTGTTCTGGGTCCACATTAGGTCAAGCAATCACAAACTTACAGTCCGCTTTTAATATCTAGCAACATAATCTGGCTTCTTTAAAATTGGTTCTAAactctaaaaaaactaaagtcatGACTTTCACTCTGGGAAAATCAACTAAGATAATGTCCCAACCATTTGTACACTTTCTGGTACAGAAATGAAGAAGTGTCACATTACAAATATTGGGGTATTACCATTGACCAATCATGTCTTTTACAATGCATATCCaagatttagttaaaaaactgaaattgaagttAGGTTTTTTCTATAGAATCAAGTCTTGTTTATCATTgaatcaaaaaaacaactagtaaatgcaacattcttgTCTGTCTTGGACTACGGtgatattttatacatgcattcaactcccagtgtcttcatgctttggacactgtgtttcatggagccttgagattcatcacaaacttaaaatctctcactcatcactgtttgTTGTATTCTCGGGTTGGGTGGTTTTCACTCTCGATTCGGCGTTGGAtgcactggcatctttttatttataaggcagTATTAGGACTTCTTCTCCTTATTTGAACACCTACATCGtcccgaggtctgcagggacatatcacctgcgctcacaggatctggttttattgacagtccctaaagcccgcactgactttggcaaaaggcttttaattttgcagccccatctgcatggaatcagcttcaaaatgaactccatttgaaggagttggtctcattttatctttttaaggCTTGTTAAAGGACCTTACAGAAGggcagtctgtatgtcactgtttttaaattgatttaggaccctggtattttatgatgacattgttgtttgaatatgagtgaaagtgtgtttatgtatttacatgtaagtgtctctgtctgaaacgtgctgctgtcacttgccaggacactcttgtaaaagagatttttaatctcaaggagttttttatcctggttaaataaaggtttgaatgaatgaaaaaattaaaaagaacattgatatagaaaaatgggtcaaatgacCCAagtacaacatgagggttaacttaATTTGTTTACCTGAGCAGGATTTCTACACTGAGTAATGTAGTAATGTTCCAGGATGGGGTTGTCCCCTGCTTTCAGATGGACTCTTTGCTTGATCCCAACAGAGACAGCAATTGGTGTTGCTATCCACCTGGAACACAGTTGACACACATGGGGTTCAGTTCTAAAAATGTTAATAGCGGACAGTACAAGATGAATGAGATGTAGCAAAAACGGCGTGAAATATATTGTGGTTTAACTGGCAAAGTTGGCAAACTTTAGCTTGCTTTGCTAACACAGATAAATTGCTAGCCAGCTAACATCGCAAAATACTGTATTGAGTAAATAACGTCAGCAAATACATCCAGACTCCAGGGGCTGATCTGGCTGTTAAATTGGCTAGCTTGCCATTTACAAATTACTTCATCAGAtaacaaaccaaacaaattaCTTCATTAGTTAACAAAGCAACCATATCCATAGCTGGCTAACCTTAGGTTGCTTGCTCGCTAACGTCATCGGTAGCACAATTCTATCTGAGTGGATGTTAGTTGGCTAGCTAGCCAAATTACTTCACCAGTTAACTTGACTCATGATAATAAATTATGCATTATGACAaatgttgttgatttttgtcaacaataaaTAAGGTAATGATACAGTAAAGGTGTAGAGGCAGGGGCAGCCAACTAGCGAAGGTTAGTCAGCTAGCTGTAACTTAGCTACTATTGATCTGCTGTTGGTTGCTTTgttataataaaatgaaaaataaaaataatttaaaaggaGTTGCAGACAGCATTGAGCcaatgtaaataaattaaaattaaaaatacccAGGATGCCTGCCCCTACAGAGTGCAAGCTTGTGCATGAGCAACAGcattctgagttttttttctttttttaagatttcatTATGGCTTGTATTGCCTTTACTTATAGGACAGATGAAATCAGTTAAGTAGGATTGAGAGGGGGATgacatgacatgcagcaaaggaccgcagGTCGGAACTGAAACCGCGGCCGCTGCGGctaggactgagcctctgttcatggggcgcacactcaaccaggtgagctacccaggcgcagagatggcaaaagtactcgctttgtgtactcaagtagaagtacagatacttctgttaaaaaatactctggtaaaagtacaagtactgctttaactttttattcaagtaaaagtaatacaGTACAGGCtttgaaatttacttaaagtataaaagtaaaagtagccttgcgaatggcAACCATTGTTTATGCAAAGCTCCTTGGgacacacatgttactagagtaCACGCtaagaaacttcagtggacgtggaaaaaaggctctttacatgccgttgcctacattttaaaatagatgTCTGGCAATAGGCCTAAAACTTCACATATacgattattgtgacagagactccAGGTTagtaagattctgactgagcagcaagatatgaattcagttgtgattctgtgagaattcacagatccagtttctcttttttaatcttccccttaacatttaaaggaatcaacatgtatgtgtgcgtgctcaaatatggcttttagaattaaaataaatggtaaaatatgaataactaaacagacattaattaagaagttctgCAGAACATTGACCatgagtcattcttgatgcctactatctcaaacatctctctcagataaggccgaggatgatgggaatgtcttgctgcttgtctgctgaatctctgtgagctctgttttcttcattttcaatcgtGTCGCCGTCCATACTACtatttgctaatgttagcaccaTCAATCATtcattagattgaatatggtattgatgacgcgaACAATAATAACTTCAGTGAAATGATTGTAAACTTGTTAgcgaggactagattaggactgtatataaagctgattctggtttccaacttggccccaggtgtgtctgttaaacacagacagagacaacttctctctgtttatgctttattacaatcaagcaacgTGCAACCctgctaacaggtgaagaacacaaacaacaaaagcacTAGCTAactttctttaaatgtgcaagaactatagaccaatacaacaacaggcttaaatgaactgacaacataagtccTACGACTTACAAttctcaaagactcacacacacaatctgattatcctccggacagctagtctctttttcttttctctcactctttACTCCGTGTGGCGCACACCCGTGCTATTCTCCAACATtacaacctcttgtacaaaactaaagtaacgagccaattttgtaaaatgtaaagagtagaaagtaccgataattgtgttaaaatgtaaggagtaaaagtaaaaagtcggcacaaaaataaatggtaaagtaaaaatatcagaaaaatctactgaAGTAtagtaacaaagtatttctaCTTGTGTACTTAATACATAGGGAACCTTTACACtgtaatatacagtactgtCTAATCTTTAAACAGAGAGTGATGTGCTGTCGGAACAGTATAACCATATGGGAGAGTGTAGCGCTAACCTTTCAAACAGGTATCTGATGAGTAAGAAGGCAAAGCTGTAGGGGACAGTGACGTAGAGATGTGAGGCTTTGGCATAAACCCGGCCCTCCCTGTCCTCCAGGTCAGCCCATGTCAGGTTCACAGGCAGCCAGATTCTTTCCCACCAGAACCACTCATACAGCGTGTCAAACATCCCTCCACCCTAACAGAGCCaggtcacacaaacacaagaagtTACGTTAGTGGTAACTATGATATGCAATATACTCACGCAGCTCTGTCTGCAGCTAATATCTAGGACAGGGCTATGTTATGATAGACAATTCATAAGAAATTGCCCAGAAACATAGAAGTGATTAACTGATCCAAAATCCGAGGAATGAGCTATTTAACACTACTGCTGGTGAAGATATTCCAGTAAAGTACCAAGAAGAATACAATCTCGGAATCACTTCTAAAAATGAACTCTTGTGTTTCATAACAAAGATACTGCTCTTCACTTGTCCTTTGACTGTTGTGTGTTTAGTGCTTCAAGTGACATTAAAGGAGAGTCTAGTCAAACTACTTGTCATTCAACCTTGCAAAGTTTACCCAGCAGTACAGGTCCTTGAGAGTGTCCAACATCTTTACCTCCCACAACTAATCTTAACCCAAACCTTTTGATTTCCTTCTACAAACCTCTGATAAATTTACATCAGAATAGAAAGCAAACCACTTCAAATCACTAATTGCACTCCAAGGTCACAGGAAAACAGACGCTTACCTTTCCACTGTCAGTGCTGTCAGAGAGAGCAGGTGAGGGCCGCTGTTTCCACGCCAGCTGAGGGCTGTGCTTGCTGTGGGAAATGACCACAGATGGTAAAGTCCTCTCTTCCCCCGTTATGACAAGCAGCCAGCCACTCTCTCTTTGTTTGACATTCTTAAGGGTCACACCCAGCCCAGCCACAATTACCTGGGAAGGTTTTTTCCTCCCCTCCGGAAAGCAGAGGTAGGTTTACGGAttgccacaacacacacacagctttttttCCCCGCCCTCGAGGGATCTAATAACCTTGTTTGTACTGTGCTTCGGATAAAGAACAAAAGCAGGTTCTCccacaaaacaaaccttcaaGGGACAGAGGAGGCAACTGGGAAATTGTACTGCCTTTTACAAAATGTCAATTGATAAGCTTGGCTCCTATGAACTGCATGTTTCATTTATAAGTAATGATACTTTTTATC
The nucleotide sequence above comes from Etheostoma spectabile isolate EspeVRDwgs_2016 chromosome 15, UIUC_Espe_1.0, whole genome shotgun sequence. Encoded proteins:
- the cers3a gene encoding ceramide synthase 2 isoform X1; this translates as MFDTLYEWFWWERIWLPVNLTWADLEDREGRVYAKASHLYVTVPYSFAFLLIRYLFERWIATPIAVSVGIKQRVHLKAGDNPILEHYYITQCRNPAQKDIDGLSKKSSLSVRQVERWFRRRRSQDLPGVLKKFREASWRFVFYLLAFIGGIVALYDKEWFHDTREVWTGFPNQSMLESQYWYYILEISFYGSLLLSVAFDVKRKDFKEQIIHHLATLVLLSFSWCVNYIRIGTLVMVVHDASDVLLESAKLTNYAKWEKTCQSLFVLFAIVFMVTRLIIFPFWLIHCTWVYPIQHYPAFFGYYFFNVMLVVLLCLHIFWAYLILCMIRKFMFGTLTRDERSDIEDEEDEESSLTEDECKDQHKLANGLAVGEKKDKRNGFRCLSPPENNCRSKTVY